A section of the Streptomyces xinghaiensis S187 genome encodes:
- a CDS encoding DUF397 domain-containing protein: MVEPWTWRKSSFSGENVPACVEVAWNGGQAMVRDSKSLRGPVLCFSPAGWQAFIQHLAAAPARSTPGSG, translated from the coding sequence GTGGTCGAGCCGTGGACGTGGCGCAAGAGCAGTTTCAGTGGTGAGAACGTTCCCGCGTGCGTCGAGGTCGCGTGGAACGGCGGCCAGGCCATGGTCCGGGATTCCAAGAGCCTCCGGGGCCCCGTTCTGTGCTTCTCCCCCGCCGGATGGCAGGCGTTCATCCAACACCTGGCAGCGGCCCCGGCCCGGAGCACGCCCGGCTCCGGGTGA
- a CDS encoding DUF4236 domain-containing protein, which yields MPVTFRKSFRILPGVRLNLNRRSMSVTFGSGKGPRRTYSTSGRTTTSHDLPGPFGYRKSTRRGGH from the coding sequence GTGCCTGTCACCTTCCGCAAGAGCTTCCGCATCCTGCCCGGAGTGCGGCTGAACCTCAACCGCCGTTCCATGTCGGTCACGTTCGGCTCGGGGAAGGGCCCGAGGCGGACGTACAGCACGAGCGGGCGCACCACCACGAGCCATGACCTGCCGGGCCCCTTCGGCTACCGCAAGAGCACCCGGCGGGGCGGTCACTGA
- a CDS encoding cytochrome P450, with translation MTAGTAAGTATGTASPDGPLPPVRFWPALDHFGVDFDPVMAELMREGPVTRIRLPHGEGWAWLVTRHEDVRMVTNDPRFSRKAVVGRDITRLAPHFIPAKDSVAFQDPPDHTRIRRAVAPAFTARGVERLRDRARETLDGLVAAVLRDGPPADFTERLLAPFPLAVICELMGVPAADRADVHRWTALILASGDRESSERAKREMHGYFTGLMRERTAGDGEDVTGLLGGAVAAGEVPESAAAGFAVLLQIGGEAVTKNCGNMLYILLTHPGHLDRLRSDPALRPSAVDELLRYIPHRNAVGLSRIALEDVTVGGVRIRAGEPVHVSYVAANRDPDVFPEPDRIDLTRRPNPHVAFGHGPHYCVGALLARMETELLVSAFLDRFPRLRFAVPVTELRWQRGALIRGPEALPVTW, from the coding sequence GTGACCGCCGGGACGGCTGCCGGGACGGCCACCGGGACAGCCTCCCCCGACGGGCCCCTGCCGCCCGTCCGGTTCTGGCCCGCACTCGACCACTTCGGCGTCGACTTCGATCCCGTCATGGCCGAACTGATGCGGGAGGGCCCCGTCACCCGGATCCGGCTGCCGCACGGCGAGGGCTGGGCCTGGCTGGTCACCCGCCACGAGGACGTCCGGATGGTGACGAACGACCCGCGCTTCAGCCGGAAGGCGGTCGTGGGACGGGACATCACCCGGCTGGCCCCGCACTTCATCCCCGCGAAGGACTCCGTGGCCTTCCAGGACCCGCCCGACCACACCCGGATCCGCCGTGCCGTCGCCCCCGCCTTCACCGCCCGGGGCGTCGAGCGGCTGCGGGACCGGGCGCGGGAGACGCTCGACGGGCTCGTCGCGGCCGTGCTGCGGGACGGCCCGCCCGCCGACTTCACGGAGCGGCTGCTGGCCCCGTTCCCGCTCGCCGTCATCTGCGAGCTGATGGGGGTGCCCGCCGCCGACCGCGCCGACGTGCACCGGTGGACGGCGCTCATCCTCGCCTCCGGGGACAGGGAGAGCAGCGAACGGGCCAAGCGGGAGATGCACGGCTACTTCACCGGGCTGATGCGGGAGCGGACCGCCGGGGACGGCGAGGACGTGACCGGACTGCTGGGCGGAGCGGTGGCGGCGGGGGAGGTCCCGGAGTCGGCGGCCGCCGGTTTCGCGGTGCTCCTCCAGATCGGCGGCGAGGCGGTCACCAAGAACTGCGGCAACATGCTCTACATCCTCCTCACCCACCCCGGCCACCTGGACCGTCTGCGGAGCGACCCCGCCCTGCGCCCCTCGGCCGTCGACGAACTGCTGCGCTACATCCCGCACCGCAACGCGGTGGGACTCTCCCGGATCGCGCTGGAGGACGTGACCGTCGGCGGGGTCCGGATCCGCGCCGGGGAACCCGTCCACGTCTCCTACGTGGCCGCCAACCGCGACCCGGACGTCTTCCCGGAACCGGACCGGATCGACCTCACCCGCAGACCGAATCCGCATGTGGCCTTCGGCCACGGACCGCACTACTGCGTAGGGGCCCTGCTCGCCCGGATGGAGACCGAACTGCTCGTCTCGGCCTTCCTGGACCGCTTTCCGCGGCTGCGCTTCGCCGTCCCGGTGACGGAGCTGCGCTGGCAGCGCGGCGCGCTCATCCGCGGGCCCGAGGCCCTGCCCGTGACGTGGTGA
- a CDS encoding VanZ family protein, translating to MFRKAERDRKDGGGAGAAPPPAERHAGPSGLVRAVAVLVALGAMVAFAVVLARLTLEPSAASEDLIHSNLRPGDSIRNYLEQPAFQDTVKQIGGNILLGVPFGILLPVLLPKARGLLRVAVVTALVMVLVELVQGSLVRGRAFDIDDVILNTAGALLGYLVIGRRLGRAVHPRRHHWWHRWAGGPARASRTPRT from the coding sequence ATGTTCCGCAAGGCTGAGAGGGACCGGAAGGACGGCGGCGGGGCCGGCGCGGCTCCGCCGCCGGCCGAGCGGCATGCCGGCCCCTCGGGCCTCGTCCGGGCGGTGGCGGTCCTGGTGGCCCTCGGCGCCATGGTCGCGTTCGCCGTCGTCCTGGCACGGCTGACCCTGGAGCCCTCCGCGGCCTCCGAGGACCTGATCCACAGCAACCTGCGGCCCGGCGACTCCATCCGCAACTACCTCGAACAGCCCGCCTTCCAGGACACCGTCAAACAGATCGGCGGGAACATCCTGCTCGGCGTCCCCTTCGGCATCCTGCTGCCGGTGCTGCTGCCCAAGGCGCGGGGGCTGCTGCGCGTCGCGGTGGTCACGGCGCTGGTGATGGTGCTGGTGGAGCTGGTGCAGGGTTCGCTGGTCCGGGGCCGGGCCTTCGACATCGACGACGTCATCCTCAACACGGCCGGGGCGCTGCTCGGTTACCTGGTCATCGGGCGCCGGCTGGGCCGTGCCGTGCACCCGCGCCGCCACCACTGGTGGCACCGCTGGGCCGGCGGCCCCGCCCGCGCGTCCCGTACACCCCGCACGTGA
- a CDS encoding helix-turn-helix domain-containing protein, whose translation MSTPSAAVQRLRLRTELRRARARAGLTQRQVADTMEWSPSKLIRIEAGEVAITVNDLKALLAEYAITDRRKTEELLQLARGSRKMPFSEYRDVFGKEFLSFLALEASASIIRGFHFFVIPGLFQTEEYIRALSKETSRGISQERLDRLVEARLARQELLEGDEGPQIFMVLDESVIRRQVGGPGVMRNQLERLADLASRPRITIQILPFSVGAHQGLLGPYTLFEFSEDGMPDSVYLENARGDSYASNDPEITGRYLEGFWALEDQALKEDMSTVLRQVAAHSGEVSEDLVVRTTGGEQQAAG comes from the coding sequence GTGAGCACGCCAAGCGCAGCCGTTCAGCGTCTGAGGTTGCGGACGGAACTCCGCAGAGCCCGTGCCCGGGCCGGTCTGACTCAGCGCCAAGTCGCCGACACGATGGAGTGGAGCCCTTCCAAGCTGATCAGAATCGAGGCCGGCGAAGTCGCCATCACGGTCAACGACCTCAAGGCGCTGCTGGCCGAGTACGCCATCACCGACCGCCGCAAGACCGAGGAACTCCTGCAACTGGCCCGCGGCAGCCGGAAGATGCCCTTCAGCGAGTACCGCGACGTCTTCGGCAAGGAGTTCCTGTCGTTCCTCGCCCTGGAAGCCTCCGCCTCGATCATCCGGGGATTTCACTTCTTCGTGATCCCCGGTCTCTTCCAGACGGAGGAGTACATCCGGGCCCTGTCCAAGGAGACCTCCCGGGGCATCTCCCAGGAGCGGCTCGACCGGCTCGTCGAGGCCCGCCTCGCCCGCCAGGAACTCCTGGAGGGGGACGAGGGCCCGCAGATCTTCATGGTCCTCGACGAATCGGTGATCCGCCGTCAGGTCGGCGGGCCGGGGGTGATGCGCAACCAGCTGGAGCGCTTGGCCGACCTCGCCTCCCGCCCCCGGATCACCATCCAGATCCTCCCGTTCAGCGTCGGCGCCCACCAGGGGCTCCTGGGCCCGTACACGCTGTTCGAGTTCTCCGAGGACGGCATGCCCGACTCCGTCTATCTGGAGAACGCGCGCGGCGACTCCTACGCGAGCAACGACCCGGAGATCACCGGAAGGTACCTGGAGGGCTTCTGGGCGTTGGAGGACCAGGCACTCAAGGAAGACATGAGCACCGTCCTGCGGCAGGTGGCGGCGCACTCCGGCGAGGTGAGCGAGGACCTCGTGGTCCGGACCACGGGCGGGGAGCAGCAGGCGGCGGGATGA
- a CDS encoding DUF4230 domain-containing protein: MVAPSETQPAPPAPPGRHRRFPGWAKAAAVLAALALLFTLVTRADIVPGLDDLFGEETHDRSGPALLESIQDMSRYEGASGNFQVVVDLEKDTKYLPDSIRGTRTLYVGTGSVSSYVDLGELDERSVVVNEDRTAATLRLPHARLGKPALDADRSYAVSKQRGLLNRLGDLFSDNPNDERAVNRLAVRHIAEAAEESELAERAEKNTSAMLRGLLTSLGFEKVTIRYGEEG; this comes from the coding sequence GTGGTCGCACCCAGCGAGACCCAGCCCGCTCCCCCGGCCCCGCCCGGCCGTCACCGCCGCTTCCCGGGGTGGGCCAAGGCCGCCGCCGTCCTCGCCGCGCTCGCGCTGCTGTTCACCCTCGTCACCCGGGCGGACATCGTTCCGGGCCTGGACGACCTCTTCGGGGAGGAGACGCACGACCGGTCCGGTCCGGCCCTGCTGGAGTCCATCCAGGACATGAGCCGCTACGAGGGCGCCTCCGGGAACTTTCAGGTCGTCGTCGACCTGGAGAAGGACACCAAGTACCTGCCGGACTCCATCCGGGGGACCAGGACGCTCTATGTCGGTACCGGCAGCGTGAGTTCGTACGTGGACCTGGGAGAACTGGACGAGCGCAGCGTCGTCGTCAACGAGGACCGTACGGCGGCCACCCTCCGGCTGCCCCACGCACGGCTGGGGAAGCCGGCTCTGGACGCCGACCGTTCGTACGCGGTGTCGAAGCAGCGCGGGCTGCTGAACCGGCTCGGCGACCTCTTCTCCGACAACCCCAACGACGAGCGCGCCGTGAACCGGCTCGCCGTCCGGCACATCGCCGAGGCCGCCGAGGAGAGCGAACTGGCCGAGCGGGCCGAGAAGAACACCAGCGCGATGCTCCGCGGCCTGCTGACCTCGCTCGGCTTCGAGAAGGTCACCATCCGGTACGGCGAGGAAGGCTGA
- a CDS encoding SRPBCC family protein — MALFRITRRTPLPADEAWRRVTDWERHADHVPLTRITVAPPLPTRPGTVFTARTGVGRAAFADPMEVVVWEPPGAGRPGRCRMEKRGRVVTGWAGIEVRAHGTGSEVIWSEDLSVTGLPRLLDRPTALAGRLLFGRVIARLLAAG; from the coding sequence GTGGCCCTCTTCCGCATCACCCGCCGTACGCCGCTGCCCGCCGACGAGGCCTGGCGGCGCGTCACCGACTGGGAACGGCACGCGGACCACGTACCGCTGACGCGGATCACCGTCGCCCCGCCCCTGCCGACCCGCCCCGGCACCGTCTTCACCGCCCGTACCGGCGTCGGGCGGGCCGCGTTCGCGGACCCCATGGAGGTCGTCGTCTGGGAGCCCCCCGGGGCCGGCCGGCCGGGCCGCTGCCGGATGGAGAAGCGCGGCCGGGTCGTGACCGGCTGGGCCGGGATCGAGGTCCGTGCCCACGGCACCGGGTCCGAGGTGATCTGGAGCGAGGACCTGAGCGTCACCGGGCTGCCGCGGCTCCTCGACCGCCCGACGGCCCTGGCCGGCCGCCTCCTCTTCGGCCGCGTCATCGCCCGGCTGCTGGCCGCCGGCTGA
- a CDS encoding type III polyketide synthase — MATLCRPAVSVPEHVITLEQTLDLARSRHADHPGLGLALRLIENTGVRRRHLVRPIEETLRHPGFEARNAVYEAEAKARVPDVIREALHSGEVRVTDIDAIVFVSCTGFTMPSLTAWLINSMGFREDTRQFPIAQLGCAAGGAAVNLAHDFCAAHPRANALIVACEFCSLCYQPDDLGIGNLLSNGLFGDGIAAAVVRGRGGTGISLERNGSYLIPGTEDWIAYDVRATGFHFKLDKRVPGTMEPLAPALRDLAADHGWDASGLDFYIVHAGGPRILDDLGKFLDVPADAFRFSRATLTEYGNIASAVVLDALRRLFDEGGLPDSARGLLAGFGPGITAEMSLGRWTSADGGPEHGRLLVSGAAR; from the coding sequence ATGGCTACGCTGTGCAGACCCGCGGTGTCCGTGCCCGAGCACGTGATCACGCTGGAACAGACCCTGGATCTGGCGCGGTCGCGACACGCGGACCACCCCGGACTCGGACTCGCCCTCCGTCTGATCGAGAACACCGGGGTGCGCCGGCGTCATCTGGTGCGGCCGATCGAGGAGACCCTGCGGCATCCCGGCTTCGAGGCGCGCAACGCGGTCTACGAGGCCGAGGCCAAGGCGCGGGTGCCGGACGTCATCCGGGAGGCGCTGCACTCCGGGGAGGTGCGCGTCACCGACATCGACGCGATCGTCTTCGTCTCCTGCACCGGCTTCACCATGCCGTCGCTGACGGCCTGGCTGATCAACAGCATGGGCTTCCGCGAGGACACCCGCCAGTTCCCCATCGCCCAGCTCGGCTGCGCGGCCGGCGGCGCGGCCGTCAACCTCGCCCACGACTTCTGCGCCGCACACCCCCGGGCCAACGCCCTCATCGTCGCCTGTGAGTTCTGCTCGCTCTGCTACCAGCCGGACGATCTCGGCATCGGCAATCTGCTCTCCAACGGACTGTTCGGGGACGGCATCGCGGCCGCCGTCGTCCGCGGCCGCGGCGGCACCGGCATCAGCCTGGAACGCAACGGCTCGTACCTCATCCCCGGCACCGAGGACTGGATCGCCTACGACGTCCGCGCCACCGGCTTCCACTTCAAGCTCGACAAGCGTGTGCCCGGCACCATGGAGCCCCTCGCCCCCGCACTCCGCGACCTGGCCGCCGACCACGGATGGGACGCCTCCGGCCTCGACTTCTACATCGTCCACGCCGGCGGCCCGCGCATCCTGGACGACCTCGGCAAGTTCCTCGACGTGCCCGCCGACGCCTTCCGCTTCAGCCGGGCCACGCTCACCGAGTACGGCAACATCGCCAGCGCCGTCGTCCTGGACGCCCTGCGGCGGCTCTTCGACGAGGGCGGCCTCCCCGACTCCGCGCGCGGACTGCTCGCCGGATTCGGGCCGGGCATCACCGCCGAGATGTCCCTCGGCCGCTGGACCTCCGCGGACGGCGGCCCGGAACACGGCCGCCTTCTCGTGAGCGGGGCCGCCCGGTGA
- the ppk2 gene encoding polyphosphate kinase 2, with protein MPDKSRDRRPAETIPETTPETAPGSRPARLPRPVYERELLRLQEQLVVMQEWVRARGVRLVVVFEGRDAAGKGGAIKRVTEYLNPRVARVVALPAPTERERGQWYFQRYAEQLPTAGEIALFDRSWYNRAGVERVMGFCTEEEHARFLGQCPVFERLLIEDGILLRKYWFSVGDEEQERRFRSRMSDPTRRWKLSPVDLESRIRWEAYSRAKDEMFAHTDLPDSPWYVVDADDKRRARVNMIAHLLSTIPYEEVPRPELSLPPRPSATGYERPPRDTQTWVPDHAASLPGAEGKTRRA; from the coding sequence ATGCCCGACAAGTCCCGCGACCGGCGCCCGGCCGAGACCATTCCCGAAACCACTCCCGAGACCGCGCCCGGCAGTCGGCCCGCCCGGCTGCCCCGCCCGGTCTATGAGCGCGAACTGCTGCGCCTGCAAGAGCAGTTGGTCGTCATGCAGGAGTGGGTGCGTGCGCGTGGCGTACGGCTCGTCGTGGTCTTCGAGGGGCGTGACGCGGCCGGCAAGGGCGGCGCCATCAAGCGCGTGACCGAGTATCTGAACCCCCGCGTGGCCCGGGTCGTCGCCCTGCCCGCGCCCACCGAACGCGAGCGCGGTCAGTGGTACTTCCAGCGTTATGCCGAGCAACTGCCCACCGCCGGAGAGATCGCCCTCTTCGACCGGAGCTGGTACAACCGGGCCGGCGTGGAGCGCGTGATGGGCTTCTGCACGGAGGAGGAGCACGCGCGCTTCCTCGGGCAGTGCCCGGTCTTCGAGCGGCTGCTCATCGAGGACGGCATCCTGCTGCGCAAGTACTGGTTCTCGGTCGGCGACGAGGAGCAGGAGCGGCGCTTCCGGTCCAGGATGTCGGACCCGACGCGGCGCTGGAAGCTCTCGCCGGTGGACCTGGAGTCCCGTATCCGCTGGGAGGCCTACTCACGGGCGAAGGACGAGATGTTCGCCCACACCGACCTTCCCGATTCCCCCTGGTACGTCGTGGACGCGGACGACAAGCGCCGGGCCCGCGTCAACATGATCGCCCATCTCCTCTCCACCATTCCCTACGAGGAGGTGCCGCGGCCCGAGCTGAGCCTGCCGCCCCGCCCGTCGGCCACCGGTTACGAGCGCCCGCCCCGGGACACCCAGACCTGGGTCCCGGATCACGCGGCCTCACTGCCGGGCGCGGAGGGAAAGACGCGCCGGGCGTAA
- a CDS encoding methanogen output domain 1-containing protein, whose product MNQVVGAGVGVERDVFMRTLLRELATSLESVVGLQEASGYISLVGQSVGLQLNDTYTRALSLDKLSREQVAEVMVDFKQRIGGDFHLIEQDEEKIVLGSRSCPFGEQVKGRESMCMLTSNMFGTVAARNLGYARVDLEETIARGATGCRVVVHLVPQPEDSGENSSLGREYFDDSGLVGRVPSPGPVTG is encoded by the coding sequence ATGAACCAGGTTGTCGGCGCCGGGGTCGGCGTGGAACGAGATGTGTTCATGCGGACGCTGCTGCGGGAGCTGGCCACGTCCCTGGAGTCCGTGGTCGGGCTGCAGGAGGCGTCCGGCTACATCAGCCTGGTCGGGCAGTCAGTCGGTCTGCAGCTCAACGACACCTACACGCGCGCCCTGTCGCTGGACAAGCTCAGCCGCGAGCAGGTCGCCGAGGTCATGGTCGACTTCAAGCAGCGCATCGGCGGCGACTTCCACCTGATCGAGCAGGACGAGGAGAAGATCGTCCTGGGGAGCCGCAGCTGCCCCTTCGGGGAGCAGGTGAAGGGCCGTGAGTCGATGTGCATGCTCACGTCCAACATGTTCGGCACGGTGGCGGCCCGCAACCTCGGCTATGCCCGGGTGGACCTGGAGGAGACGATCGCCCGGGGCGCCACCGGCTGCCGCGTCGTCGTGCACCTCGTGCCGCAGCCGGAGGACTCCGGGGAGAACTCGTCCCTGGGCCGGGAGTACTTCGACGACTCCGGTCTGGTCGGCCGTGTCCCCTCGCCGGGTCCGGTGACTGGATGA
- a CDS encoding putative protein N(5)-glutamine methyltransferase yields MPVFPSSSPSSPCSPAFPASGAPWRSAAAAAVVARLRAAGCVFAEDEARLLISAAPTPDRLTALVDRRAGGLPLEHVLGWAEFCGLRVTVDRGVFVPRPRTAFLVHRAAACGPPAGPGRPAPVVVDLCCGSGAVGAALAEELGRVELHAADIDPAAVRCARRNLAAAGGRVHEGDLYEPLPARLRGRVDILVANAPYVPTGAIALLPPEARDHEPLIALDGGADGLEIQRRVAAGAACWLAPGGRLLIETGEHQAPDTAGVFAAAGLTPRVDHSEDLDATVVTGTRPRRGCPAP; encoded by the coding sequence ATGCCGGTTTTTCCCTCGTCGTCCCCTTCTTCGCCTTGTTCTCCCGCTTTCCCGGCCTCCGGCGCTCCTTGGCGTTCCGCGGCCGCCGCCGCCGTCGTGGCCAGGCTGCGCGCCGCCGGCTGTGTCTTCGCCGAGGACGAGGCGCGCCTGCTCATCTCCGCGGCGCCCACCCCGGACCGGCTCACGGCCCTGGTGGACCGGCGCGCCGGTGGTCTTCCCCTGGAACACGTCCTCGGCTGGGCCGAGTTCTGCGGTCTGCGCGTCACCGTGGACCGCGGGGTCTTCGTCCCCCGCCCCCGGACCGCGTTCCTCGTCCACCGCGCCGCGGCCTGCGGCCCGCCGGCCGGCCCCGGGCGCCCGGCGCCCGTCGTCGTCGATCTGTGCTGCGGCTCGGGCGCCGTCGGCGCGGCCCTGGCGGAGGAGCTGGGGCGGGTGGAGCTCCACGCCGCCGACATCGACCCGGCCGCGGTGCGGTGTGCCCGCCGCAACCTCGCTGCCGCCGGCGGCCGGGTCCACGAGGGAGACCTCTACGAGCCGCTGCCCGCCCGGCTCCGCGGCCGGGTGGACATCCTCGTCGCCAACGCGCCCTACGTGCCCACCGGAGCCATCGCGCTGCTGCCACCGGAGGCCCGCGACCACGAACCGCTCATCGCGCTCGACGGAGGCGCCGACGGGCTGGAGATCCAGCGGCGCGTGGCCGCCGGGGCCGCCTGCTGGCTCGCCCCCGGCGGACGCCTGCTGATCGAGACCGGTGAGCACCAGGCGCCGGACACCGCCGGGGTCTTCGCCGCCGCCGGGCTGACCCCCCGCGTCGACCACTCCGAGGACCTGGACGCCACCGTCGTCACCGGCACCCGGCCGCGCCGCGGCTGTCCGGCCCCCTGA